A single genomic interval of Dyella terrae harbors:
- a CDS encoding efflux RND transporter permease subunit, producing the protein MNIFAPLIRRPVGTSLLGLGLLLAGFFAYRLLGVAALPTLEFPGVYVAASMPGASAQTMANTVLAPLERHLGRIPGIEDMYGNATEGSASVQIRFNLDRSADKAARDVQAAINAAAVDLPTGMPSLPQYFKFDTSQIPILLVSFTSTSLPPDKLYDLTDTLLKPAISQIDGVAQVQVFGGAPHAVRVELDNNALAAKGLTADNVTNALIAANVTSPQGMLTDGRTQMTVTANDSLHTPEEFGSLMIAVKNGVPVRLADVAKIYSGPQDIYQGAWFNDKTTVAMQISKRADANAVDTVDRIRAKLPQFHEWMPADVQITPIFDLTQTAKSALHEVQVALLISIVMVVMVMLVFLRRLRPTLIASLSVPLSLAGAFVIMYFLGYTLNTLSLVALVLCIGFVVDDAIVVIENIVRHMEHGEAPLPAALIGVREIGFTVVSITLSLVAVFAPMLFGNNMIIKLLREFSVTLAVAVIFSAIVSLTLTPALCGYFLRHEEPGEHKPGRIERALERFDRGLHDVYERSLNWAMRHRRWMRWQPLICFILTILLGFAVVKTAGGNFMPEEDIGMLQADIRADANISPTAMAARVQRATEIMRKDPAVLDVLTTLGANGGDGAVGNAGSMFVDLKPKGEGPGMRKESVKQVMERLSKQYELLPDVRVSLDAVQFLGGGGSGDAGSQYEFQLIGSSGENLQPWSLKMVQWLRARPEMRDVKSNFDLTGKQQMLKVDREAAGRLGLNMGQIDTALYNSFGQRQVSVIYSDINQYWVVLTSSSATSLSPEALLNVRVRNPKGQMIPLSAVASIQPTISPMRIRHHNQLEASTIGYNLRQGVEQDRGITLVNQAAIALALPAGVRVEFTGQNQRLQQAKSNGMVLLIASIVAMYIVLGILYESLGHPLTILSTLPAAGMGAFLAMLVTQMQLTLMAIIAILMLIGIVKKNAILMVDFALVAQRERNLSPPDAIREAALVRFRPITMTTLVAMGAALPLAIGFGIGSEMRQPLGVAIVGGLLVSQLLTLLSTPAIYLWNFDRLVRHAKGLMPLRLMWTSGITIALGGALGITGLLAVFARGMQDKMHLNPLVALMLAIYGWALVRTAIATLRKTRRARFLMYALVAVPLIPAVLGQIAAMANGGGSMLVLIVGGIFLLYASWGVFSGRTREYFGERKRREQDTSLMTPVGA; encoded by the coding sequence GTGAACATCTTTGCGCCATTGATTCGCCGACCCGTCGGCACCTCCCTGCTTGGGCTCGGCTTGTTGCTGGCCGGCTTCTTTGCGTATCGCCTTCTGGGTGTCGCCGCCCTGCCGACGCTGGAATTCCCCGGCGTTTATGTCGCCGCCTCGATGCCAGGCGCCAGTGCGCAGACGATGGCCAATACGGTGCTGGCGCCGCTGGAGCGTCACCTGGGCCGTATTCCAGGCATCGAAGATATGTACGGCAATGCCACCGAAGGCTCGGCCTCGGTGCAGATCCGCTTCAACCTCGATCGCTCGGCCGACAAGGCCGCGCGCGACGTCCAGGCCGCCATCAATGCCGCCGCCGTCGACCTGCCGACGGGCATGCCGTCACTGCCGCAGTACTTCAAGTTCGACACGTCGCAGATTCCGATCCTGCTGGTCTCGTTCACCTCGACCAGCCTGCCGCCGGACAAGCTCTACGACTTGACCGACACCCTGCTCAAGCCCGCCATCTCGCAGATCGACGGCGTGGCCCAGGTGCAGGTGTTCGGCGGCGCGCCACATGCGGTGCGCGTGGAGCTGGACAATAACGCCCTGGCTGCCAAGGGCCTGACGGCCGACAACGTCACCAACGCCCTGATCGCCGCCAACGTCACCTCGCCGCAAGGCATGCTGACCGACGGCCGCACGCAGATGACCGTCACGGCCAACGACTCGCTGCATACGCCGGAAGAATTCGGCAGCCTGATGATTGCCGTGAAGAACGGCGTGCCGGTGCGCCTGGCGGATGTCGCGAAGATCTACAGCGGCCCGCAGGACATCTACCAGGGTGCCTGGTTCAACGATAAGACCACCGTGGCGATGCAGATCAGCAAGCGCGCCGATGCCAACGCCGTGGATACGGTGGATCGCATTCGCGCCAAGCTGCCGCAGTTCCATGAGTGGATGCCGGCGGACGTGCAGATCACGCCGATCTTCGACCTCACCCAGACCGCCAAATCGGCGCTGCATGAAGTCCAGGTCGCGCTGCTGATCAGTATCGTGATGGTGGTGATGGTGATGCTGGTGTTCCTGCGTCGCCTGCGCCCTACCCTCATCGCGTCGCTCAGCGTGCCGCTGTCCCTGGCCGGCGCGTTCGTGATCATGTATTTCCTCGGCTACACGCTCAACACGCTGTCGCTGGTGGCGCTGGTGTTGTGTATCGGCTTCGTCGTCGACGATGCCATCGTGGTGATCGAGAACATCGTGCGCCACATGGAACATGGCGAAGCGCCCTTGCCTGCCGCCCTGATCGGCGTGCGCGAGATCGGCTTCACCGTGGTGTCGATCACCTTGTCGCTGGTGGCCGTGTTCGCGCCGATGCTGTTCGGCAACAACATGATCATCAAGCTGTTGCGTGAGTTCTCGGTGACGCTCGCCGTGGCGGTGATCTTCTCGGCCATCGTGTCGCTGACGCTGACGCCGGCACTGTGCGGCTACTTCCTGCGCCATGAAGAACCCGGCGAGCACAAGCCCGGTCGCATTGAACGCGCGCTGGAGCGTTTCGATCGCGGGCTGCATGACGTCTACGAACGCTCGCTCAACTGGGCCATGCGCCATCGCCGCTGGATGCGCTGGCAGCCGCTGATCTGCTTCATCCTTACCATTCTCCTTGGCTTTGCCGTGGTGAAGACCGCGGGTGGCAACTTCATGCCCGAGGAAGACATCGGCATGCTGCAGGCCGATATCCGCGCGGATGCCAACATTTCGCCGACCGCCATGGCCGCGCGCGTACAGCGTGCGACGGAAATCATGCGCAAGGACCCGGCGGTGCTGGACGTGCTCACCACGCTCGGCGCCAACGGCGGCGATGGCGCGGTCGGCAATGCCGGCAGCATGTTCGTGGATCTCAAGCCCAAGGGCGAAGGCCCCGGCATGCGCAAGGAAAGCGTCAAACAAGTGATGGAACGCCTGTCCAAGCAGTACGAGCTGCTCCCGGACGTGCGCGTGTCGCTTGATGCCGTGCAGTTCCTGGGCGGCGGCGGTAGTGGTGACGCCGGTAGCCAGTACGAGTTCCAGCTGATCGGCAGCAGCGGCGAGAACCTGCAGCCGTGGTCGCTGAAAATGGTGCAGTGGCTGCGCGCGCGACCGGAAATGCGCGACGTGAAAAGCAACTTCGACCTCACCGGCAAGCAGCAGATGCTGAAGGTCGATCGCGAAGCCGCCGGCCGGCTGGGCCTGAATATGGGCCAGATCGATACCGCGCTGTACAACTCGTTCGGCCAGCGTCAGGTCTCGGTGATCTATTCGGACATCAACCAGTACTGGGTGGTGCTGACGTCGTCGTCCGCCACGTCGCTGAGTCCGGAAGCGCTGCTCAATGTGCGCGTGCGTAATCCGAAGGGACAGATGATCCCGCTATCGGCCGTGGCAAGCATCCAGCCGACCATCTCGCCGATGCGCATCCGCCATCACAACCAGCTCGAAGCCTCGACCATCGGCTACAACCTGCGTCAGGGCGTGGAGCAGGATCGCGGCATAACGCTGGTGAACCAGGCAGCCATTGCCCTGGCGCTGCCGGCCGGCGTCCGCGTGGAATTCACCGGCCAGAACCAGCGATTGCAGCAGGCCAAATCCAACGGCATGGTCCTGCTGATCGCGTCGATCGTCGCGATGTACATCGTGCTCGGGATTCTCTACGAGAGCCTGGGTCATCCGCTCACCATTCTCTCCACCCTGCCCGCCGCCGGCATGGGCGCGTTCCTGGCGATGCTGGTGACGCAGATGCAGCTCACGCTGATGGCCATCATCGCGATCCTGATGTTGATTGGTATCGTGAAGAAGAACGCCATCCTGATGGTCGACTTCGCGTTGGTCGCGCAGCGCGAGCGAAACCTGTCGCCACCGGATGCGATTCGCGAAGCCGCGCTGGTGCGCTTCCGCCCGATCACCATGACGACGCTGGTAGCGATGGGCGCAGCGTTGCCGCTGGCCATCGGTTTCGGCATCGGTTCGGAGATGCGCCAGCCGCTGGGCGTGGCCATCGTCGGTGGCCTGCTGGTGTCGCAGCTGCTCACGCTGCTGAGCACCCCGGCGATCTACCTGTGGAACTTCGACCGCCTGGTGCGCCATGCTAAGGGCCTGATGCCGTTGCGGCTGATGTGGACGTCGGGCATCACCATTGCCTTGGGCGGCGCCCTGGGCATTACGGGGCTTCTCGCCGTATTCGCCCGTGGCATGCAGGACAAGATGCATCTCAATCCGCTCGTAGCGCTGATGCTGGCGATCTATGGCTGGGCGCTCGTTCGCACCGCCATCGCCACCCTGCGCAAGACTCGCCGCGCCCGCTTCCTGATGTATGCGCTGGTGGCGGTGCCTTTGATTCCAGCCGTGCTGGGCCAGATCGCCGCCATGGCGAACGGTGGCGGCAGCATGCTGGTGCTGATCGTGGGTGGCATCTTCCTGCTCTATGCGAGCTGGGGTGTCTTTAGTGGGCGGACGCGCGAATACTTCGGTGAACGCAAGCGACGTGAGCAGGACACCTCACTGATGACGCCTGTGGGGGCGTGA
- a CDS encoding efflux RND transporter permease subunit: protein MNIFAPLIRRPIGTLLMALGLAMAGLWAYLLLGVAALPTIEFPGMSVYAEVPGANAQTMASSVAAPLERHLGRIPGIKEMDSSSNDGSTSIVILFEPGRSTDKLARDVEAAINASAADLPSTMTIPPRYFKFNTSGIPVLLMSITSHTLPPDRLFDLTDTLIKPAMSQIPGVAQVRVMGGRPKAVRVELDNNALAARNLTGNDVRNALRAANVTSPQGLLTDGKTNMTVTATDQLSEPKDFADVLISVKNGVPVRLSDVARVYSGQQDEYQAAWFNGQRSVSVRISKRPEANAVATADAVRAMLPQIRAWLPADLEITPIFDLTQTTKSALREVQIALMLSVLMVAVVMLVFLRRVRPTLIAMFSVPLSLAGAFIVMWSLGYTLNTLSLVALVLCIGFVVDDAIVVIENIVRHMEHGEAPLPAALVGVREIGFTVISITLSLVAVFVPLLFGNSQFTLLMREFSVTLTAAVVISAVVSLTVTPALCGRYFRTELPGQRQPGRIEAAVERFDRKVHHIYERALDWALHHRRLMRWQPPILLVVTILLAVAVVKSAGFNFMPQEDIGMIQGDIRADANISPLLMAERAKKAAAIMRDDPAVLDVTTFLGSDRAGGAVGNQATMFVDLKPKGDGPGQRPEHIDKVIERLGKAYEKLPELRVSLRSIGFFNGGGGGGSNGSESFQLVSTNSIDLQPWVYKVTRMMRDTKVFRDVTSDYDTVDKQQMLKVDRKAAGRLHVSMGMVDTALYNAFGQNQVSIIYSDINQYWVVLTSAAERSLSPEALLNTYVRNNQGGMVPLSAIAHIEPAVTPSFVNHYNQLESAQIYYNLPPNYPRDKAMGLIESVMNHAGLPAGVKLAYTGENEQLQDTQDNTSILLLGSILAMYIVLGMLYESLGQPLTILSTLPAAGAGAFLAMLVTHTPLSLIGVIAILMLIGIVKKNAILMVDFALVAEREYGMSSLDAIRQAALVRFRPITMTTLVAIGAALPLAIGFGIGSEMRQPLGVAIVGGLLVSQLLTLLSTPAIYLWNYDRLARHAMGLMPLRLKWTSGVSVALGSAMGVAALVYLLAPALQDKLSINPLASLPLMAYGAALAWAGLKAWRKVRRARFVVLGLLAVVLAPAMLVAASAYLNDQGGLMGVLLPAALLAYVTWAVFSRRTRHYFAERLRQVHPLPAPLGA, encoded by the coding sequence GTGAATATTTTTGCGCCACTGATTCGTCGTCCCATTGGCACCTTGCTGATGGCGCTGGGCCTCGCGATGGCGGGCCTGTGGGCCTATTTGCTGCTGGGTGTCGCGGCCCTGCCGACGATCGAGTTCCCCGGCATGTCGGTTTACGCCGAAGTGCCCGGCGCCAATGCGCAGACGATGGCATCCAGCGTGGCTGCGCCGCTGGAACGGCACCTGGGCCGGATCCCCGGCATCAAGGAAATGGATTCGAGCAGCAACGACGGCTCGACCTCCATCGTGATCCTGTTCGAGCCGGGTCGCTCCACCGACAAGCTCGCCCGCGACGTGGAGGCGGCCATCAACGCATCGGCGGCGGACCTGCCCTCGACAATGACGATCCCGCCGCGCTACTTCAAGTTCAATACGTCCGGCATCCCCGTGCTGCTGATGTCGATCACCTCGCACACGCTGCCGCCAGATCGCCTGTTCGACCTGACCGATACCCTGATCAAGCCGGCCATGTCGCAGATCCCGGGCGTGGCCCAGGTGCGCGTGATGGGCGGCCGCCCGAAGGCCGTGCGCGTGGAGCTGGACAACAACGCGCTGGCCGCCCGCAATCTCACCGGCAATGACGTGCGCAACGCGCTGCGCGCGGCCAACGTGACCTCGCCGCAAGGCCTGCTGACCGACGGCAAGACCAACATGACGGTCACCGCCACGGACCAGTTGAGCGAGCCGAAGGATTTCGCCGATGTGCTGATCTCGGTGAAGAACGGCGTGCCGGTGCGCCTGTCCGATGTGGCTCGCGTCTACAGCGGCCAGCAGGACGAGTACCAGGCGGCCTGGTTCAATGGCCAGCGTTCGGTCAGCGTGCGCATCAGCAAGCGGCCGGAGGCCAATGCCGTGGCCACGGCGGATGCCGTTCGCGCGATGCTGCCGCAGATCCGCGCGTGGTTGCCGGCGGACCTGGAAATCACGCCGATCTTCGACCTGACCCAGACCACCAAGTCCGCCCTGCGCGAAGTGCAGATCGCGCTGATGCTGAGCGTCCTGATGGTCGCGGTCGTGATGCTGGTGTTCCTGCGCCGCGTGCGGCCCACGCTGATCGCCATGTTCAGCGTGCCGCTGTCGCTGGCGGGCGCCTTTATCGTGATGTGGTCGCTGGGCTACACGCTCAACACCCTGTCGCTGGTGGCGCTGGTGTTGTGCATCGGCTTCGTCGTCGACGATGCCATCGTCGTGATCGAGAACATCGTGCGCCACATGGAGCACGGCGAAGCGCCCTTGCCTGCCGCGCTGGTCGGCGTGCGCGAGATCGGTTTCACCGTCATCTCGATCACGCTGTCGCTGGTGGCGGTGTTCGTGCCGCTGCTGTTCGGCAACAGCCAGTTCACGCTGCTGATGCGCGAGTTCTCGGTCACGCTGACGGCTGCGGTGGTGATTTCCGCTGTAGTCTCGCTGACCGTGACACCGGCCCTGTGCGGCCGCTACTTCCGCACGGAGCTGCCCGGCCAGCGCCAGCCCGGGCGCATCGAGGCGGCGGTGGAACGCTTCGATCGCAAAGTCCATCACATCTACGAACGCGCGCTCGACTGGGCCCTGCACCACCGGCGCCTGATGCGCTGGCAGCCGCCGATCCTGCTGGTGGTCACCATCCTGCTGGCGGTCGCCGTGGTGAAGTCCGCGGGCTTCAATTTCATGCCGCAGGAAGACATCGGCATGATCCAGGGCGATATCCGCGCGGATGCCAACATCTCGCCGCTGCTGATGGCCGAGCGCGCGAAGAAGGCCGCCGCGATCATGCGCGACGATCCTGCCGTGCTCGACGTGACGACGTTCCTGGGCAGTGACCGCGCCGGCGGTGCCGTTGGCAACCAGGCCACGATGTTCGTCGACCTCAAGCCCAAGGGCGACGGCCCCGGCCAGCGCCCCGAACACATCGATAAAGTGATCGAGCGGCTGGGCAAGGCCTACGAAAAGCTGCCGGAGCTGCGGGTATCGCTGCGTTCGATCGGCTTCTTCAACGGGGGTGGTGGCGGCGGCAGCAACGGCAGCGAGAGCTTCCAGCTGGTGAGCACCAACAGCATCGACCTGCAGCCGTGGGTCTACAAGGTGACGCGCATGATGCGCGACACCAAGGTGTTCCGCGATGTCACCAGTGACTACGACACCGTCGACAAGCAGCAGATGCTCAAGGTGGATCGCAAAGCCGCCGGCCGCCTGCACGTGAGCATGGGCATGGTCGACACGGCGCTCTACAACGCCTTCGGCCAGAACCAGGTGTCGATCATCTATTCGGACATCAACCAGTACTGGGTGGTGCTGACGTCCGCGGCCGAGCGCTCGCTCAGTCCCGAGGCGCTGCTCAACACTTATGTGCGCAACAACCAGGGCGGCATGGTGCCGCTGTCGGCGATCGCGCATATCGAGCCGGCGGTGACGCCTTCCTTCGTCAACCACTACAACCAGCTTGAATCGGCGCAGATCTATTACAACCTGCCGCCGAACTATCCGCGCGACAAGGCGATGGGCCTGATCGAAAGCGTCATGAACCATGCGGGCCTGCCCGCGGGCGTGAAGCTCGCTTACACCGGCGAGAACGAGCAGTTGCAGGACACCCAGGACAACACGTCGATCCTGCTGCTGGGCTCGATCCTGGCCATGTACATCGTGCTGGGCATGCTTTACGAGAGCCTGGGCCAGCCGCTGACCATTCTCTCCACCCTGCCGGCCGCCGGTGCCGGCGCGTTCCTGGCGATGCTGGTGACGCATACGCCGCTGTCGCTGATTGGCGTGATCGCGATCCTGATGCTGATCGGCATCGTGAAGAAGAACGCCATCCTGATGGTCGACTTCGCCCTGGTGGCCGAACGCGAATACGGCATGTCGTCGCTCGACGCCATTCGCCAGGCCGCCCTGGTGCGCTTCCGTCCCATCACCATGACGACGCTCGTGGCGATTGGCGCGGCGTTGCCGCTGGCGATCGGCTTCGGCATCGGATCGGAAATGCGCCAGCCGCTGGGCGTGGCCATCGTCGGTGGCTTGCTGGTGTCCCAGCTGCTTACGCTGCTGAGCACGCCGGCGATCTACTTGTGGAACTACGACCGTCTCGCCCGTCATGCGATGGGCCTGATGCCTCTGCGCCTGAAGTGGACGTCGGGTGTAAGCGTCGCGCTGGGTTCGGCCATGGGTGTGGCGGCACTGGTTTACCTGCTCGCGCCGGCGCTGCAGGACAAGCTCAGCATCAACCCGCTCGCCAGCCTGCCGCTGATGGCCTACGGCGCGGCGCTGGCGTGGGCAGGTCTCAAGGCCTGGCGCAAGGTTCGTCGCGCGCGCTTCGTCGTGTTGGGCTTGCTTGCGGTGGTACTGGCGCCGGCCATGCTGGTTGCTGCGTCCGCCTATCTGAACGATCAGGGTGGCCTGATGGGCGTCCTGTTGCCGGCGGCGCTGCTGGCTTATGTCACCTGGGCGGTCTTCAGCCGCCGCACGCGCCATTACTTTGCCGAGCGCCTGCGCCAGGTCCATCCCCTGCCCGCGCCACTGGGCGCCTGA
- a CDS encoding VirK/YbjX family protein, with protein MDSVSHATRHRRTRAAHTRGVLPVWGVLRDAVTAPSALRWRMRWQRLMAEHHALQNAAERDSRLLDRWQHRYLNRHFGPQEKARRLVEHFQSLTSMLTPVALEAIHAQGGLRLGTVVLKDGRELALKLAPPPVWGCEGELDLALSHAECDRLYSLTLTFSATRGELLIGCLQGPWGDEGRDVVRDVTKGCHGLRPKNLLMSMVYPLAETLGLPSIKGISNDAHPLSRTGKIKASYDGFWEEQGGQLGDDGYYRLPAAESPRDESGVASRHRAEFRRRESLRQGLIDQLRLTLAQSRA; from the coding sequence ATGGACTCTGTTTCGCACGCAACTCGTCATCGTCGTACACGCGCCGCGCATACCCGTGGCGTGCTGCCGGTCTGGGGCGTCTTGCGCGATGCGGTCACCGCACCGAGCGCCTTGCGCTGGCGCATGCGCTGGCAGCGCCTGATGGCCGAGCATCACGCGCTCCAGAACGCGGCCGAACGCGATTCCCGCCTGCTTGATCGTTGGCAGCATCGCTATCTGAATCGCCATTTCGGTCCGCAGGAAAAGGCGCGTCGCCTGGTGGAGCATTTCCAGTCACTGACCTCGATGCTCACCCCGGTGGCGCTGGAAGCCATCCATGCCCAGGGCGGGCTGCGCCTGGGCACCGTCGTGCTCAAGGACGGACGCGAGCTGGCACTCAAGCTGGCGCCACCGCCGGTGTGGGGCTGCGAAGGCGAGCTCGACCTGGCGTTGTCCCACGCCGAATGCGATCGACTGTATTCCCTTACCCTGACCTTCTCCGCGACCCGGGGCGAGTTGCTGATCGGTTGCCTGCAAGGCCCCTGGGGTGACGAAGGCCGCGACGTCGTGCGCGACGTGACCAAGGGTTGCCACGGCCTGCGCCCGAAGAACCTGCTGATGTCGATGGTTTACCCGCTGGCCGAAACCCTGGGCCTGCCTTCCATCAAGGGCATTTCCAATGACGCCCATCCCCTGTCGCGCACCGGCAAGATCAAGGCGTCGTACGACGGCTTCTGGGAGGAACAGGGCGGCCAGCTCGGCGATGACGGCTATTACCGCTTGCCCGCCGCGGAGAGTCCGCGCGACGAGTCCGGGGTGGCGTCGCGCCATCGTGCCGAATTCCGTCGCCGCGAAAGCTTGCGCCAGGGGCTGATCGACCAGCTGCGCCTCACCCTCGCGCAATCGCGGGCCTGA
- a CDS encoding lipid A 3-O-deacylase, with the protein MRYPRLLRSALAFAFIPFAAVASAAHVEVQGGRSYMDSYGANTAFVEAVFADRPIGDSHWTWAPDVSMGWINGRSTHRYDGSGYDAHDNVALFAGGARFRYGSDSDWYHGFFYSLQGAVQTGRTQALSSIGEFVNTVGWQGKHVSFQIRHISNGGTHGPNRGETMALVGVGFGM; encoded by the coding sequence ATGCGTTATCCCCGCCTCCTCCGCAGCGCGCTCGCGTTCGCTTTTATCCCCTTCGCCGCCGTCGCATCCGCCGCCCACGTCGAAGTCCAGGGTGGCCGCAGCTACATGGACAGCTACGGTGCCAACACGGCGTTCGTGGAAGCCGTGTTCGCCGATCGACCGATTGGCGACAGCCACTGGACCTGGGCGCCTGACGTCTCCATGGGCTGGATCAACGGTCGCAGCACCCATCGCTATGACGGTAGTGGCTACGACGCCCACGACAACGTCGCGCTGTTTGCCGGTGGCGCGCGATTTCGCTATGGCAGCGACAGCGACTGGTATCACGGCTTTTTCTACAGCCTGCAAGGCGCCGTACAGACGGGCCGCACGCAGGCACTCAGCAGCATCGGTGAGTTCGTCAATACCGTCGGCTGGCAAGGGAAGCATGTGAGTTTTCAGATCCGCCACATTTCCAACGGCGGCACCCATGGCCCCAATCGCGGTGAAACCATGGCGCTGGTCGGCGTGGGCTTTGGTATGTGA
- a CDS encoding DUF2239 family protein — MNAPFPASCTAFDGFRLIASGSFLDVALATKRAIDAGAPGPVMIFDDRTSRQVEIDFRGTPDDVKARLQPASAEPVPRGPGRPKLGVVAREVTLLPRHWDWLSSQPGGASATIRRLVDEARRGNSNGESSRQASEAVDRFMQAIAGDLRGFEEASRAFWRGERDGFHTLIDHWPSDVRNHLKNLASSAWDTAEERT; from the coding sequence ATGAATGCCCCCTTCCCTGCTTCCTGCACGGCTTTCGACGGTTTTCGCCTGATCGCGTCCGGTTCTTTCCTGGACGTGGCCCTTGCCACCAAACGCGCCATCGACGCCGGTGCTCCCGGTCCGGTGATGATTTTCGACGACCGCACCAGTCGTCAGGTTGAAATTGATTTCCGCGGTACGCCGGACGACGTCAAGGCGCGCCTGCAGCCTGCCTCGGCCGAACCGGTGCCACGTGGCCCCGGTCGCCCGAAGCTGGGCGTCGTGGCGCGTGAAGTCACCCTGCTGCCTCGCCACTGGGATTGGCTGTCCTCCCAGCCCGGCGGCGCCTCGGCCACGATTCGTCGCCTCGTTGACGAAGCGCGTCGCGGCAACAGCAACGGTGAATCCTCGCGCCAGGCCAGCGAGGCGGTCGACCGCTTCATGCAGGCCATCGCAGGTGACCTGCGTGGCTTCGAAGAGGCATCGCGTGCGTTCTGGCGCGGTGAGCGCGATGGCTTCCACACGCTCATCGATCACTGGCCGTCGGATGTCCGCAACCACCTGAAGAACCTGGCCTCGTCCGCGTGGGACACGGCTGAAGAACGAACGTAA
- a CDS encoding MATE family efflux transporter, whose protein sequence is MSASPPRQPLLTEGPIARTLLMFALPILGSTVLQSLNASVNAMWIGHFLGESALTAISNASLIVFLLITAVFGVSMASTILIGQSLGARNMLEAKRVVGTGVSFFVVMSVLVSVFGYFATPAMLRALGTPADALPYAVPYLHMIFVAMPTIYFYNFLMMTLRGAGDSRTPFLFMGLSVLLDIALNPLFIFGWGPVPAMGTAGSAVATLIAQSVALIALLSTLYGRKHFLRLTRAELGFLKPDPVILRALIFKGLPMGLQMLVISSSSMLMMRLVNSYGSQTVAAYGAATQLWTYVQMPAMAIGAAVSSMAAQNVGAQLWDRVNRIARIGVGYNFLLSGLLIGIIYIFNRAALNLFLPGDGEALALAAHLNMIAVWSFLFFGVTFVLFGVVRSTGAVWPPLIVLTISMWLIRPPFAVTLMPSIGAEAIWWSFPLGSMAAMLMAMGYYKWGGWRKAHMLSAPHAKASLIPAVVEGDA, encoded by the coding sequence ATGTCCGCGTCCCCTCCCCGCCAGCCCTTGCTTACCGAAGGGCCCATCGCACGTACCTTGCTGATGTTCGCGCTGCCCATCCTGGGCAGCACGGTACTTCAGTCGCTCAACGCTTCCGTCAATGCGATGTGGATCGGCCACTTCCTCGGGGAGTCCGCGCTCACGGCGATCAGCAATGCCAGCCTGATCGTGTTCCTGCTGATCACCGCGGTGTTCGGCGTGAGCATGGCCAGCACCATCCTGATCGGCCAGAGCCTGGGCGCGCGCAATATGCTCGAAGCCAAGCGCGTGGTGGGCACGGGTGTGAGTTTCTTCGTGGTGATGTCGGTGCTGGTATCCGTCTTCGGGTACTTCGCCACCCCGGCCATGCTCCGGGCATTGGGAACACCTGCCGATGCCCTGCCCTACGCCGTGCCCTACCTGCACATGATCTTCGTCGCCATGCCGACGATCTATTTCTACAACTTTCTGATGATGACCCTGCGTGGCGCAGGCGACTCACGTACGCCGTTCCTGTTCATGGGCCTGTCCGTGCTGCTGGACATTGCGCTCAACCCGCTTTTCATCTTCGGGTGGGGTCCGGTACCGGCCATGGGTACGGCGGGATCCGCCGTCGCGACGCTGATCGCGCAGAGCGTGGCTCTGATCGCCTTGCTCAGTACGTTGTACGGGCGCAAACACTTTCTGCGCCTGACGCGCGCAGAGCTTGGTTTCCTCAAGCCCGATCCGGTGATCTTGCGTGCGTTGATTTTCAAGGGCCTCCCGATGGGCCTGCAGATGCTGGTGATCTCCTCGTCGTCGATGCTGATGATGCGCCTGGTCAACAGCTACGGTTCGCAGACGGTGGCCGCTTACGGTGCGGCGACGCAGCTGTGGACTTACGTGCAGATGCCGGCGATGGCCATCGGCGCGGCGGTGTCGTCCATGGCCGCGCAGAACGTCGGCGCGCAGCTGTGGGATCGCGTCAATCGCATTGCGCGCATTGGCGTGGGCTACAACTTCCTGCTCAGCGGCCTGCTCATCGGCATCATCTATATCTTCAACCGCGCTGCGCTGAACCTGTTCCTGCCCGGCGACGGAGAAGCGCTCGCACTGGCGGCGCATCTGAACATGATCGCCGTATGGTCGTTCCTGTTCTTCGGCGTCACCTTCGTGCTGTTCGGCGTGGTGCGTTCAACGGGCGCCGTGTGGCCGCCGCTGATCGTGCTCACTATTTCGATGTGGCTGATCCGTCCGCCGTTCGCGGTGACGCTGATGCCGAGCATCGGTGCAGAGGCGATATGGTGGAGTTTCCCGCTGGGTTCGATGGCGGCGATGCTGATGGCGATGGGGTATTACAAGTGGGGTGGCTGGCGGAAGGCGCATATGTTGAGTGCACCGCATGCGAAGGCATCGCTGATCCCTGCGGTGGTCGAAGGCGACGCCTGA